In bacterium, a single window of DNA contains:
- a CDS encoding rhomboid family intramembrane serine protease, protein MIPLRDTVPSSTFPVVTVTLMIINGAVFIFEWFLGSDIGVLFSVLGIIPAKYFWMAQHQPADYLGRFGPLVSSMFLHGGWMHVISNMWYLWIFGDNVEDRMGHKKFLLFYVLCGLGAGFTHIYLNSDSPIPTVGASGAIAGVMGAYIVLYPKARVVTLLPIFIFIQIIEIPAYFFLGFWILLQFFQGTMALGAEAHTGGVAWWAHFGGFVFGALLVFLFRKPVERYVIED, encoded by the coding sequence ATGATTCCACTCCGAGATACCGTTCCATCTTCTACGTTTCCCGTTGTCACTGTTACATTGATGATCATCAATGGAGCCGTCTTCATTTTTGAATGGTTTTTGGGATCAGATATAGGTGTTTTGTTTAGTGTTTTAGGAATCATTCCGGCCAAATATTTCTGGATGGCGCAGCACCAACCGGCTGACTATCTCGGCCGATTCGGCCCTTTGGTATCTTCTATGTTCCTCCATGGCGGCTGGATGCATGTGATAAGCAATATGTGGTATCTGTGGATTTTCGGCGACAATGTGGAAGACCGAATGGGCCACAAAAAGTTTTTGTTATTTTACGTTCTCTGCGGTTTAGGAGCGGGATTTACACACATTTATCTAAATTCCGATTCGCCCATCCCGACGGTGGGCGCGAGCGGCGCGATTGCAGGAGTCATGGGTGCGTATATTGTTTTGTATCCAAAGGCGCGCGTAGTGACCTTACTCCCGATATTTATTTTTATTCAGATCATTGAAATTCCGGCGTATTTCTTTTTAGGTTTTTGGATATTGCTGCAGTTTTTTCAAGGAACGATGGCGCTCGGGGCAGAGGCACATACCGGCGGGGTCGCGTGGTGGGCACATTTCGGCGGATTTGTCTTTGGCGCTTTGTTAGTGTTTTTATTCAGAAAGCCTGTGGAACGATACGTAATAGAAGATTGA
- the recG gene encoding ATP-dependent DNA helicase RecG produces MIHDLQTDVKFLPRIGPKRSEALYEVGIFTLWDLLNYFPRRYLDRSHVLPIKDLKLHEAATVVGRVENFSLIKNRKGWGSRFRLILEDDTGHINLVWFQGAQYYENAFERGNILAVYGKVEFYNGERQITHPEFDRLEDEEENNFLHTGSIIPVYPSGEALRKKWFDSRGFRRLIKPLLPMTDTLEETLPRPIVERNKLLSIQATYSQIHFPLSMDNLEKAQERIKFEELFYLQLMMAYRKKRITSAQKGIVFSKVGDKTKELISKLPFQLTADQKKVLREIHADMQSPHCMNRLIQGDVGSGKTIVALLAILIAVENGYQTAFMAPTEILAEQHYYVIQEYLWSMNIRVSLLKGGQKKSDREKILSDIQNHQTDIVIGTHAIFQEQVEFKRLGLIVIDEQHRFGVMQRAEIRQKAVAQRIYPDVLVMTATPIPRTLAMAVYGDLDISVIAELPIGRKPIKTVSRKEDARKKIYEFIRTEIKKGRQCYIVYPLIEESEKSDLKAATEAFEYLSKKIFPDLRLGLLHGKMKSPEKQNVMSQFKNHEIYILVSTTVIEVGVNIPNATIMLIEHAERFGLTQLHQLRGRVGRGGEQSYCVLMLAKDGLIEESLARIKVMEETNDGFKIAEEDLKLRGPGEFFGTKQSGLPELKMAHILFDQELMKKARQAAFDLVKNDPQLRSTENAFIRKKFMKEYYDKLGLGEVG; encoded by the coding sequence ATGATCCATGACTTGCAAACCGACGTAAAATTTTTGCCGCGTATCGGCCCGAAAAGATCCGAAGCGCTGTATGAAGTAGGCATTTTTACTTTGTGGGATCTATTAAATTATTTTCCGCGACGCTATCTGGACCGTTCGCATGTCTTACCGATCAAAGACCTGAAACTCCATGAGGCGGCAACCGTCGTCGGACGCGTGGAGAATTTTTCATTGATTAAAAATAGAAAAGGCTGGGGATCACGATTTCGTTTAATTCTGGAAGACGATACGGGGCACATTAATCTTGTTTGGTTTCAAGGCGCGCAATATTATGAAAATGCTTTTGAACGCGGCAATATCCTCGCGGTGTACGGGAAGGTTGAATTCTACAACGGCGAAAGACAGATAACGCATCCGGAATTTGACCGATTGGAAGATGAAGAAGAGAATAACTTCCTGCATACCGGGTCGATCATTCCGGTTTACCCTTCCGGCGAGGCGCTGCGCAAAAAATGGTTTGACAGCCGCGGTTTCCGCAGACTGATCAAGCCGCTTTTGCCGATGACGGATACATTGGAAGAAACCTTGCCTCGGCCTATCGTGGAAAGAAATAAATTGCTGTCGATTCAGGCTACGTATAGTCAAATCCATTTTCCTCTGTCGATGGACAATTTAGAAAAAGCGCAAGAGCGGATAAAATTTGAAGAACTTTTTTATCTTCAATTGATGATGGCTTATCGAAAGAAGAGGATCACATCGGCGCAAAAAGGAATAGTTTTTTCTAAAGTGGGCGACAAAACGAAAGAGTTGATTTCAAAATTACCGTTTCAGCTTACCGCAGATCAGAAAAAAGTTCTGCGGGAGATTCACGCCGACATGCAGTCGCCGCATTGTATGAACCGTTTGATTCAGGGTGACGTCGGCAGCGGCAAAACTATCGTGGCATTGCTCGCTATTCTGATTGCCGTGGAGAACGGATATCAAACTGCGTTTATGGCGCCGACGGAAATTCTGGCCGAACAGCATTATTATGTTATTCAAGAATATTTATGGAGTATGAATATCCGCGTCAGTTTGCTTAAAGGAGGACAGAAAAAAAGCGATCGTGAAAAAATACTCTCGGACATTCAAAATCATCAGACGGATATTGTGATCGGAACGCATGCGATTTTTCAGGAGCAGGTCGAATTCAAGAGATTAGGACTCATTGTTATTGATGAACAGCATCGTTTCGGCGTCATGCAAAGAGCGGAGATCAGGCAGAAGGCAGTTGCACAAAGAATTTACCCGGACGTTTTGGTTATGACGGCAACGCCGATCCCACGCACGTTGGCGATGGCAGTGTACGGCGATCTTGATATTTCTGTTATAGCAGAATTACCCATCGGCCGAAAACCTATCAAAACGGTTTCCCGTAAAGAGGACGCGCGGAAAAAAATCTACGAATTTATTCGCACCGAAATCAAAAAAGGGCGGCAATGTTACATCGTTTATCCGCTCATTGAAGAATCGGAAAAATCCGATCTGAAGGCGGCAACGGAAGCTTTTGAATATTTATCCAAAAAAATATTTCCCGATCTGCGACTTGGACTCCTGCACGGAAAAATGAAAAGTCCTGAAAAACAAAACGTGATGTCGCAATTCAAAAACCATGAAATTTACATTCTGGTTAGCACTACCGTGATCGAAGTTGGCGTAAATATTCCCAACGCGACGATCATGCTGATCGAACATGCGGAACGATTTGGACTGACGCAACTGCACCAGTTGCGCGGGCGCGTGGGCCGAGGCGGCGAACAGTCGTACTGCGTATTGATGTTGGCCAAGGACGGGCTGATAGAAGAGAGCTTGGCGCGAATAAAAGTCATGGAAGAAACGAACGACGGGTTCAAGATCGCGGAAGAGGACCTTAAGTTGCGCGGGCCGGGAGAGTTTTTTGGAACCAAACAATCCGGACTGCCTGAACTTAAAATGGCGCATATTTTGTTCGATCAGGAACTGATGAAAAAGGCCCGCCAAGCGGCGTTCGATCTTGTCAAAAACGATCCACAGTTGCGGAGCACGGAAAACGCGTTCATTCGAAAAAAATTCATGAAAGAATATTACGATAAATTGGGGCTTGGTGAAGTGGGATAA
- a CDS encoding response regulator: protein MTKTDTNTHTIMIVDDEDEVREMIRRILRFSQFNVIEARDGNEGMEMALSHQPDLITLDIMMPGKDGIKMCEELKANPLTKHIPVIVLTVAGNRKKVMNAGADHYMNKLFSIDEFIKVIHKLLPKKPSKVN, encoded by the coding sequence ATGACTAAAACGGATACCAATACACATACGATCATGATCGTGGACGATGAAGACGAAGTTCGGGAAATGATTCGCCGGATTCTTCGGTTCTCACAGTTCAATGTGATCGAGGCTCGCGACGGAAACGAAGGAATGGAAATGGCGCTCTCGCATCAACCCGATCTCATTACGCTCGATATCATGATGCCGGGTAAAGACGGAATTAAAATGTGTGAGGAACTCAAAGCCAATCCGCTGACAAAACACATCCCTGTTATCGTACTCACCGTGGCCGGCAACCGAAAGAAAGTAATGAACGCGGGCGCCGATCATTATATGAATAAGCTATTCTCAATCGACGAATTTATCAAAGTTATCCATAAATTACTCCCAAAAAAACCCTCGAAAGTCAATTAG
- a CDS encoding class I SAM-dependent methyltransferase — MSKKLLLPSLYLSALESQFDLSLGNPVPKQLKPFAQTISEMSAGLKKNRKRDVFVSKTYLDDKKYCDAYLLYYTTCNLLKMYYPLGELKKSEFFKGNSALCVLDLGSGTGTMIISLSSWLAENFPSSRTHFTAWDQSSVALQTLEKFYERFDWKYELETHPMDIENIRLTDQRYNLITGGNVLNELTKNGEEQFINILERNLLPDGFVILIEPALKNSSRRLLELRDRLLQSGWVMYAPCFTHNSCPALANPEDWCHHDMPWERPKFIEILDEMVGHIRKSLKFSYLILSRRNIHLSEFIAPKRNFTNQFRVVSDLFKEKGRRRIFLCNDLGRIECLKNKRDNSEKNGAFDDLELYDIVQIDSLSEKKEVKKIEKEITVAKIE; from the coding sequence ATGAGCAAAAAGCTTCTCCTCCCATCACTTTATCTCTCCGCTCTTGAATCGCAATTTGACCTTTCCTTAGGAAATCCCGTTCCGAAGCAACTCAAACCTTTTGCGCAAACGATCAGCGAAATGTCCGCGGGTCTTAAAAAAAACAGGAAACGGGATGTATTTGTTTCTAAAACGTACCTGGATGACAAAAAATATTGCGACGCATATCTATTGTATTATACAACGTGTAACCTGCTGAAAATGTATTACCCGCTCGGAGAACTAAAAAAATCAGAATTTTTCAAAGGGAATTCCGCTTTGTGTGTATTGGATTTGGGCAGCGGAACGGGCACGATGATTATTAGTTTATCATCGTGGCTCGCAGAGAATTTTCCATCTAGCAGAACACACTTCACTGCATGGGACCAATCATCCGTTGCGCTGCAAACGCTTGAGAAATTTTATGAAAGATTTGATTGGAAGTATGAATTAGAAACTCATCCAATGGATATTGAGAACATCCGCCTCACAGATCAACGCTACAATCTTATAACCGGAGGAAATGTTCTGAATGAATTAACTAAAAACGGTGAGGAACAATTTATTAATATATTGGAACGGAATTTATTACCGGACGGTTTTGTCATCCTTATCGAACCGGCATTGAAAAATTCGTCACGGCGATTACTGGAATTAAGGGACCGACTTTTGCAAAGCGGATGGGTTATGTACGCGCCATGTTTCACGCACAATAGTTGTCCTGCATTGGCAAATCCCGAGGACTGGTGTCATCACGACATGCCATGGGAGAGGCCAAAATTCATTGAAATATTGGACGAGATGGTGGGACACATCAGGAAGTCACTGAAATTTTCTTATCTTATTTTAAGCCGGCGGAATATTCATCTGTCGGAATTTATTGCGCCGAAAAGAAATTTTACAAATCAATTTCGTGTTGTGTCCGACCTATTCAAAGAAAAAGGCCGGCGCCGAATTTTTTTGTGTAACGATCTCGGGCGAATCGAGTGCTTGAAAAATAAGCGTGACAACAGCGAGAAGAACGGAGCTTTTGATGATCTGGAATTGTACGACATCGTACAAATTGATTCGCTGTCTGAAAAAAAAGAGGTCAAAAAAATTGAAAAGGAGATTACGGTCGCCAAGATAGAATAG
- the serS gene encoding serine--tRNA ligase produces the protein MLDLKFIRENLDLVKKAAKEKKFDVDFDSLVKFDDERKAIILKVEEKKARRNKASEEIAKLKKSGQNADALVAEMKKVGDEIKILDEQQKAAEASLNQLLLTVPNIPHPSVPDGSTPEDNKTIFTWGEMPKADFQMKPHWELAEKLDLIDFATGSKIAGSGFPVYKGAGAKLQRALINFFLDKAGEHGYKEVQPPIVVNADSATGTGQLPDKEDQMYVVTRDEFYLVPTAEVPVTNIHRQEVLKADQLPIKYAAYTPCFRREAGSYGKDVRGLNRLHQFDKVELVKFVHPDSSYDELESLRQDAEKLLQELELPYRVLFMCKGDMGFTQTKKYDLEVWSAGQQRWLEVSSCSNFEAFQARRMNIKFKDTAGKPEFVHTLNGSALALPRVVSAILENYQTDEGTVVVPKVLRKYMGMDVIKSQ, from the coding sequence ATGCTTGATCTGAAGTTTATCCGCGAAAATTTAGACCTGGTGAAAAAGGCCGCCAAAGAGAAAAAGTTCGATGTAGATTTTGATTCGCTCGTCAAATTTGATGACGAACGCAAAGCGATCATTCTTAAAGTTGAAGAAAAAAAAGCGCGACGAAATAAAGCGTCTGAAGAAATAGCGAAATTAAAAAAATCCGGACAAAATGCGGACGCGCTGGTTGCCGAAATGAAAAAGGTCGGCGATGAAATTAAGATTTTGGACGAACAGCAAAAAGCCGCGGAGGCAAGTCTGAATCAGCTTCTACTTACGGTTCCGAATATTCCTCATCCGTCGGTTCCTGACGGATCAACGCCGGAAGACAATAAGACGATATTCACATGGGGTGAGATGCCTAAGGCGGATTTTCAAATGAAGCCCCATTGGGAGTTGGCAGAAAAACTAGACCTGATTGACTTCGCCACAGGTTCAAAAATTGCGGGCTCGGGGTTTCCTGTGTACAAAGGCGCCGGCGCTAAACTCCAGCGCGCGCTGATCAATTTTTTTCTCGATAAGGCTGGTGAGCATGGATACAAGGAAGTTCAGCCTCCTATTGTAGTAAATGCCGACAGCGCGACAGGTACAGGACAATTACCCGATAAGGAAGATCAAATGTACGTCGTGACGCGGGATGAGTTTTATCTTGTGCCTACGGCGGAAGTTCCGGTGACGAATATTCATCGGCAGGAGGTATTGAAAGCTGATCAATTGCCGATCAAATACGCCGCGTATACTCCGTGTTTTCGCCGCGAGGCCGGCTCGTACGGAAAAGATGTTCGCGGGCTTAATCGTCTGCATCAGTTCGACAAAGTTGAACTGGTCAAATTTGTTCATCCCGATTCATCGTATGACGAATTAGAAAGTTTGCGACAGGATGCGGAAAAGCTTTTGCAAGAACTGGAACTGCCTTATCGCGTTTTATTCATGTGCAAAGGGGATATGGGATTTACTCAGACGAAAAAATACGATCTTGAGGTTTGGTCTGCTGGGCAACAACGATGGCTGGAAGTTTCGTCGTGCAGTAATTTTGAGGCGTTCCAGGCGCGAAGAATGAATATCAAATTTAAGGACACCGCTGGAAAACCGGAATTTGTTCACACCCTCAATGGATCTGCTCTGGCTTTGCCGCGTGTTGTATCGGCCATTCTTGAAAATTATCAAACCGATGAAGGCACGGTGGTTGTTCCGAAGGTGCTGAGAAAATATATGGGAATGGACGTGATCAAGTCCCAATAA
- a CDS encoding YihY/virulence factor BrkB family protein, which produces MKHIHAVLMKRFRTLIVWWVKLLGFIFKSPVVYYVTTVQTRIFDRHKLTTNAAAISFFFLLSIIPMLFIVISLLGTFVQSPEEAELFIVNFVSNRVPESSRQFILDLVIQSNLISNVKGLLENKGWVSIISIASLLWTSSGAFAAVEDAMSTIFAVKARNYFVSRLVEMGMVLIIGSVFLLSNMVNAILQMLKDSRANLFNVDFSNLPYVWDIITEVMPVALTILMFYIIYKILPRTDIFNRAALLGAAVAGILLELSIHGFAYYVQNFARYSVFYGSIAGVVITIFSIYLSSIILLIGAEVTEIANTKMVNTRELQLTIKDFE; this is translated from the coding sequence ATGAAGCACATACACGCCGTTTTAATGAAAAGATTCCGCACTCTTATCGTCTGGTGGGTCAAATTACTAGGTTTTATTTTCAAGTCGCCTGTGGTTTATTATGTCACTACTGTTCAAACCCGCATTTTCGACCGGCACAAACTGACGACTAACGCCGCCGCAATCTCATTTTTCTTTTTATTGAGTATCATCCCGATGCTCTTCATCGTTATTTCGTTACTGGGAACGTTTGTTCAGTCCCCGGAAGAAGCGGAATTATTTATAGTCAATTTTGTGTCCAATCGTGTCCCGGAAAGTTCACGCCAGTTTATTTTAGATCTGGTTATCCAAAGCAATTTGATCAGCAACGTTAAAGGCCTTTTGGAAAATAAAGGGTGGGTCAGTATAATTAGTATCGCCTCGCTCCTGTGGACCAGCAGCGGCGCGTTTGCGGCCGTGGAAGACGCGATGTCGACCATATTCGCCGTGAAGGCGCGAAATTATTTTGTCAGCCGGCTGGTCGAAATGGGTATGGTCCTAATCATCGGTTCGGTTTTTTTGTTGTCCAACATGGTCAATGCAATCTTGCAAATGCTGAAGGACAGCAGAGCGAACTTATTCAACGTCGATTTTTCCAATCTCCCTTACGTTTGGGATATTATTACCGAAGTTATGCCGGTTGCACTGACCATACTTATGTTCTACATCATCTACAAGATTCTTCCGCGCACGGATATATTCAACCGCGCAGCTTTGCTCGGCGCGGCCGTAGCGGGCATTCTTCTGGAGCTAAGCATCCACGGGTTTGCCTATTACGTTCAAAATTTCGCGCGATACAGCGTTTTTTACGGGTCAATCGCCGGAGTCGTCATTACCATTTTTTCAATTTACCTTTCATCGATCATTTTATTAATCGGCGCGGAAGTCACGGAAATAGCTAATACGAAGATGGTCAATACAAGGGAACTGCAACTTACGATCAAGGATTTCGAATAG